In the Deinococcus apachensis DSM 19763 genome, one interval contains:
- a CDS encoding DUF4388 domain-containing protein — protein sequence MVRGDLAVFPFMPVMQMLLSSGRAGRFSVAHPRGGELWLEPGEVVHARAGALTGDAALQVLSSLDGGQFTFAPDVVPTERTLALRRDAALRRLIEETDAWGALLRVFPDWNRPLRFTPRWTDAQPVTRGQYVALSLIPEGLPLKTLLERTGQPPRTTLETLRPFVTAGLVEVG from the coding sequence ATGGTGCGCGGTGACCTGGCAGTCTTCCCCTTCATGCCCGTCATGCAGATGCTGCTCTCCAGCGGGCGGGCCGGGCGGTTCAGCGTGGCCCACCCGCGCGGCGGCGAGCTGTGGCTGGAGCCGGGGGAGGTCGTCCACGCGCGGGCCGGGGCGCTGACGGGGGACGCGGCCCTGCAAGTGCTGAGCAGCCTGGACGGCGGGCAGTTCACCTTCGCCCCCGACGTGGTGCCCACCGAGCGAACTCTCGCCCTGCGCCGTGACGCTGCCCTGCGCCGCCTGATCGAGGAAACGGACGCCTGGGGGGCGCTGCTGCGCGTGTTTCCCGACTGGAACAGGCCCCTGCGCTTCACCCCGCGCTGGACGGACGCACAACCCGTCACCCGGGGACAGTACGTAGCGCTGAGCCTGATCCCCGAGGGCCTGCCGCTCAAGACCCTGTTAGAGCGCACCGGCCAGCCCCCCCGCACGACGCTGGAGACGCTGCGCCCCTTCGTGACGGCGGGGTTGGTCGAGGTGGGGTGA
- the pdxH gene encoding pyridoxamine 5'-phosphate oxidase has translation MTDLTSLRLSYTRAELRRTDLNPDPLAQFQGWLDEAIRDGLREPYALSLATADASGRPSVRTVLLRGADERGLTFYTNYDSHKGRDLAGNPRAEMLFHWADHERQVRASGEVERVSDEESAAYFHARPYQSQLAAHASDPQSAPIENRGVLEARFAELQARYPEGTPVPKPDYWGGYRVRVGEWEFWQGRRNRMHDRFRYAREGEGWRIERLMP, from the coding sequence ATGACCGACCTCACCTCCCTGCGCCTCTCCTATACCCGCGCCGAACTGCGCCGCACCGACCTGAACCCCGACCCCCTGGCCCAATTCCAGGGCTGGCTGGACGAGGCCATCCGGGACGGCCTGCGCGAGCCCTACGCCCTGAGCCTCGCCACGGCGGACGCCTCGGGGCGTCCCAGCGTGCGGACGGTGCTGCTGCGCGGGGCGGACGAGCGCGGCCTGACCTTCTACACCAACTACGACTCTCACAAGGGCCGCGACCTGGCCGGGAACCCGCGGGCCGAGATGCTCTTTCACTGGGCCGACCACGAGCGCCAGGTGCGCGCCTCGGGCGAGGTCGAGCGCGTTTCTGACGAGGAGAGCGCCGCCTACTTCCACGCCCGGCCCTACCAGAGCCAGCTCGCCGCGCACGCCAGCGACCCGCAGAGCGCGCCCATCGAGAACCGGGGAGTGCTCGAAGCCCGCTTCGCCGAACTCCAGGCCCGCTACCCGGAGGGCACGCCCGTCCCCAAGCCTGACTACTGGGGCGGCTACCGGGTGCGCGTGGGGGAGTGGGAATTCTGGCAGGGCCGCCGCAACCGCATGCACGACCGTTTCCGCTATGCACGGGAGGGGGAGGGGTGGCGGATCGAACGGCTGATGCCGTAG